A region of Oceanispirochaeta sp. DNA encodes the following proteins:
- a CDS encoding tetratricopeptide repeat protein has translation MKWKALRFTLLVLCIFLAVQAVVFSESLEDEFLFGLDLFKEGRYEQSSRLFQTVLDDTDSISIHGDAEFWLSRCFLETNDLVRSSQILENFLIQYPTHKYNEDARYFKGRILFLQEEYDKIIHYYSSFLTSFPDSPFASSSLFWVGEALYFMGRFDEAGEIYNNLLENYPRSVKTEASRYRLSLIEYRYREEELLKLLQWSHEEFMKSTGDYEQKEKEFNQALAVYQEKLIELTRTREIYENRLKLLELKEVSLQLKEKLLKGMSGGSRDE, from the coding sequence ATGAAATGGAAAGCTCTGCGTTTCACGTTATTGGTCTTGTGCATATTTCTGGCAGTGCAGGCTGTCGTTTTTTCTGAATCTCTTGAGGATGAATTTCTCTTTGGATTAGATCTGTTCAAAGAAGGTAGATATGAACAGTCTTCTCGACTTTTTCAGACTGTCCTGGATGATACGGATTCCATCAGTATTCACGGAGACGCCGAGTTCTGGCTTTCCAGGTGTTTTCTGGAGACGAATGATCTTGTTCGTTCTTCCCAGATCCTGGAAAATTTTCTGATTCAGTATCCAACACATAAATATAACGAGGATGCCCGGTATTTTAAGGGGAGAATCCTTTTTCTCCAGGAAGAATACGACAAAATCATTCATTATTACTCTTCTTTTCTGACATCCTTTCCTGACAGTCCCTTTGCCTCCAGCAGCCTTTTCTGGGTAGGGGAGGCTCTTTATTTTATGGGCCGCTTTGATGAAGCTGGAGAAATATATAACAACCTTCTGGAAAATTACCCCAGAAGTGTTAAAACAGAAGCCTCCCGGTATAGATTATCCCTTATAGAATATCGCTATAGAGAAGAAGAACTTCTAAAGCTCCTTCAATGGAGTCATGAGGAGTTTATGAAGAGTACCGGTGATTATGAGCAAAAGGAAAAAGAATTCAATCAGGCTTTGGCTGTGTATCAGGAAAAATTGATTGAACTCACCCGGACAAGAGAAATATATGAAAACAGATTGAAACTCCTGGAGTTGAAGGAGGTGTCTCTGCAGCTGAAAGAAAAGCTCTTGAAGGGAATGTCCGGAGGCAGCAGGGATGAATAA
- the rpsA gene encoding 30S ribosomal protein S1: MGKTDAAAAENNSQTQLQEEYLKAMDQLEEGQLVDGYVIQVDSEFVFIDIGYKSEGKIPLAEFKEAPVIGENVSVVLVKREGKNGEIVVSKKKADAKVIWKELRDAFQDHKTIKGKVVKSIKGGFEVDLGIEVRAFIPISKMDLHRIEEPEDYVGLESEFYIERLYNDKKVNIVLSRRELLEEKLSAAKKEFFEKTAVNDEVTGTVKSFTSFGAFIDLGGFDGLLHINDMSWGHVNRPKDYVKKGQEIKLKVIRLEPEEEKINLSLKHFSEDPWSSFEDRYQVEDVVKGKVTKLTEFGAFIEIEEGIEGLAHISELSWVKRIKHPKELMNIGDEVETMILGYDIHDGRISLGMKQVQPNPWDEMEAKYPVGMKMNREIKKVTNAGAFIELEEGIDGFLHVDDLSWTKKIKNPSSVLTESEEIDVIITNVDIEAHRIRLGVKQLSEDPWAELLRMYPKGSIIEGEVSNITDFGLFVKVQGGIEGLIHKNNLSEDRDADADEMLGKYKVGEKISASVIELQPGKQKLSLSVKELKLREQKKEISKYIHEENGDDSTYTLADMLKDKES; encoded by the coding sequence ATGGGAAAGACGGATGCTGCTGCAGCAGAGAACAACAGCCAAACACAACTTCAGGAAGAATACCTGAAAGCTATGGACCAGCTTGAAGAAGGACAGCTGGTCGATGGTTATGTCATTCAGGTTGACAGTGAATTTGTATTTATTGATATTGGCTATAAATCTGAAGGAAAAATACCACTTGCCGAGTTCAAAGAAGCTCCTGTTATAGGTGAAAACGTTTCGGTTGTTCTTGTTAAAAGAGAAGGCAAAAACGGAGAGATCGTTGTTTCAAAGAAAAAAGCTGATGCAAAGGTCATTTGGAAAGAACTACGTGATGCCTTTCAGGATCATAAAACTATAAAAGGTAAAGTTGTGAAGTCCATCAAGGGTGGATTTGAAGTAGATCTTGGTATTGAAGTACGGGCCTTTATTCCTATTTCAAAAATGGATCTTCATAGAATTGAAGAGCCTGAAGATTATGTAGGCCTTGAATCAGAATTTTATATTGAACGACTTTATAACGATAAGAAAGTAAATATTGTTCTTTCCAGAAGAGAGTTGCTTGAAGAGAAACTTTCTGCAGCCAAGAAAGAATTTTTTGAAAAAACAGCTGTCAATGACGAAGTCACTGGTACTGTAAAAAGTTTTACATCCTTTGGAGCGTTTATCGATCTTGGCGGATTTGACGGTCTTCTTCATATCAATGATATGAGCTGGGGACATGTCAACAGACCCAAGGATTACGTAAAAAAAGGGCAGGAAATCAAGCTTAAAGTCATTCGCCTAGAACCTGAAGAAGAAAAAATCAATTTGTCTCTTAAACATTTCTCCGAAGATCCTTGGTCCAGTTTTGAAGACCGCTATCAGGTTGAGGATGTTGTCAAAGGGAAAGTAACCAAGCTGACTGAATTCGGCGCCTTTATCGAAATTGAAGAGGGCATTGAAGGGTTGGCACATATTTCTGAACTGTCCTGGGTAAAACGCATTAAACATCCCAAAGAACTCATGAATATCGGTGATGAAGTGGAAACCATGATCCTGGGTTATGACATTCATGACGGCCGTATTTCTCTGGGGATGAAACAGGTTCAGCCGAATCCCTGGGATGAAATGGAAGCCAAATATCCCGTAGGCATGAAGATGAATAGAGAGATCAAAAAAGTAACCAATGCAGGTGCCTTTATTGAACTGGAAGAAGGCATTGACGGCTTTCTTCATGTAGACGATCTTTCCTGGACCAAAAAAATCAAAAATCCTTCTTCTGTTCTGACAGAAAGTGAAGAAATTGATGTTATCATCACCAATGTAGACATTGAAGCTCACCGTATTCGTCTCGGTGTTAAACAGCTTTCTGAAGATCCCTGGGCCGAGCTGCTGAGGATGTATCCCAAAGGAAGTATTATTGAGGGAGAAGTTTCTAATATCACCGATTTCGGTTTGTTTGTGAAAGTGCAGGGCGGTATTGAGGGCTTGATACATAAAAATAATCTCAGCGAAGATCGTGATGCTGATGCAGATGAAATGCTTGGCAAATATAAAGTCGGTGAGAAAATTTCTGCTTCTGTTATTGAACTTCAGCCGGGTAAACAGAAATTATCTCTTTCTGTTAAGGAACTGAAACTCCGTGAGCAGAAAAAAGAAATATCCAAGTATATTCATGAGGAAAATGGAGACGATTCTACCTACACTCTTGCGGATATGCTGAAGGATAAAGAAAGCTGA
- the folK gene encoding 2-amino-4-hydroxy-6-hydroxymethyldihydropteridine diphosphokinase, with protein MKAVRVYIGVGSNLGNRFDNLHAAWDALDSILVDADFSSLWETQAMILLDQPPFYNMVFTGLYKGSSYELLSDLQRVEAFLGRKRSIEVPKGPRTLDLDILFFGDEHRKDDRLTLPHPGVNERAFVLTPLLELFPRDNPEYKRLRESLDIRKDQGIRCQRNRSVGAVGFWTPGESENE; from the coding sequence TTGAAGGCCGTAAGAGTTTATATCGGAGTTGGTTCCAATTTAGGGAACCGTTTTGACAATCTGCATGCCGCCTGGGATGCTCTTGATTCAATTCTTGTTGATGCCGATTTTTCTTCTCTCTGGGAAACACAAGCGATGATCCTGTTAGATCAGCCCCCCTTTTATAATATGGTTTTTACCGGTTTATATAAGGGTAGCTCTTATGAATTGCTGTCTGATCTGCAGAGGGTTGAAGCTTTTCTGGGAAGAAAGCGCAGTATTGAAGTTCCCAAGGGACCCAGGACCCTGGACCTGGATATCCTGTTTTTTGGTGATGAGCATCGGAAGGATGATCGATTGACACTGCCCCATCCCGGAGTGAATGAGAGAGCCTTTGTTCTGACACCCCTTCTGGAGCTGTTTCCCAGAGATAATCCAGAATATAAGAGGCTCCGGGAATCTCTGGATATCAGGAAGGATCAGGGTATTCGTTGTCAAAGAAATCGATCTGTTGGAGCCGTTGGTTTTTGGACTCCTGGAGAATCAGAAAATGAGTGA
- the rpe gene encoding ribulose-phosphate 3-epimerase, which yields MKITKCAPSILAADFSRIHEGISLIEASGGDWVHLDVMDGSFVPEISFGAQMVRAVRSLTDLPLDVHLMIEKPENHVTSFLEAGADYITFHAEASVHAHRTIQLIKAGGARAGISIVPSTPVAMISELLPFLDLVLIMTVNPGYGGQSLIPECLEKVRTLAALKSDRGFSYEIAVDGGINRETIKETKDAGIDVFVAGSAFFGAADPAEELSYMKNC from the coding sequence ATGAAAATAACTAAATGCGCTCCATCAATCCTGGCAGCCGATTTTTCCAGAATCCATGAGGGAATAAGCCTTATTGAGGCCTCTGGCGGTGACTGGGTTCACCTTGATGTCATGGATGGTTCTTTTGTTCCCGAAATCAGTTTTGGTGCACAGATGGTCCGAGCTGTCCGCTCCCTGACAGATCTGCCTCTGGATGTTCATCTCATGATAGAAAAGCCGGAAAATCATGTGACTTCTTTTTTGGAAGCCGGAGCTGATTATATCACCTTTCATGCTGAAGCTTCTGTTCATGCTCACAGGACCATACAGTTAATCAAAGCCGGTGGTGCCAGGGCGGGGATATCCATCGTTCCATCCACACCGGTTGCAATGATCAGTGAACTCCTCCCTTTTTTGGACCTTGTACTCATCATGACGGTAAACCCGGGATATGGTGGACAGTCTCTCATCCCGGAATGTCTCGAAAAAGTACGAACCCTTGCTGCTTTGAAATCTGATAGGGGTTTTAGCTATGAGATCGCTGTGGATGGCGGTATCAACCGGGAGACAATCAAGGAAACCAAGGACGCCGGCATCGATGTTTTTGTGGCAGGATCCGCTTTTTTTGGAGCCGCTGATCCTGCAGAAGAACTGTCTTATATGAAAAATTGTTAA
- the cmk gene encoding (d)CMP kinase — MIVAIDGPAGVGKSSIASTIARNMNYFNLNSGNFYRAVSILLIRKNLGFDDESKAVEIAGNAKMEIRNTRLFLDGEDVDDLLHSDDVDRIVAQVSAIVSIRHIVNDTLREVSRSLDLVAEGRDMTTVVFPQAEVRVFLDASPEIRAERRFKQGVSSLTYNEILEGIRSRDVIDRNKKEGSLILSEGALYLDTSALTLEQVCEKVTDLIKEFM, encoded by the coding sequence ATGATCGTTGCCATTGATGGACCAGCGGGAGTCGGTAAAAGCAGTATTGCCTCAACTATAGCCCGGAATATGAACTATTTTAATCTGAACTCAGGGAATTTTTATAGGGCTGTTTCTATCCTTTTAATCAGAAAAAATCTTGGTTTTGATGATGAAAGCAAGGCGGTAGAAATAGCTGGAAATGCAAAAATGGAAATTAGGAATACCCGTTTATTTCTGGATGGGGAAGACGTCGATGATCTTCTTCACAGTGATGATGTTGACCGAATTGTGGCTCAGGTTTCCGCTATCGTATCTATACGGCATATTGTCAATGATACCCTGAGGGAAGTCAGCCGTTCTCTTGATCTTGTTGCAGAAGGCCGGGATATGACAACCGTTGTTTTCCCCCAGGCAGAAGTTCGGGTTTTTCTGGATGCTTCCCCCGAAATAAGGGCCGAGAGGCGCTTTAAGCAGGGTGTCAGCAGTCTGACATATAATGAAATCCTGGAGGGAATCCGCAGCCGTGATGTCATCGATAGAAATAAGAAAGAGGGCAGTCTGATCCTCTCAGAGGGAGCCCTATATTTAGATACCTCTGCCTTGACCTTAGAGCAAGTATGTGAGAAAGTAACAGATCTAATTAAAGAATTTATGTAA
- the scpB gene encoding SMC-Scp complex subunit ScpB: MNLNQERSIIEAALFLESEPVNVQHLVKVSGLSRDVIKEVLEELKNHYSGDEHGVTLNEVQDGYILAAKEELWDNLKDYYGKKNEEKLSRAAMETLSIIAYSQPLTKAEIENLRGVSSDGMIRLLLKRTLIKEVGKKNVPGKPIQYGTSKEFLNLFRLKSIADLPKLDEVEQKRFELNG; the protein is encoded by the coding sequence ATGAATCTCAACCAGGAACGATCGATAATTGAAGCAGCACTTTTCTTAGAAAGTGAACCCGTTAATGTTCAGCATTTAGTTAAGGTAAGCGGACTCTCGCGGGATGTGATCAAAGAAGTTCTTGAAGAACTCAAAAATCATTATTCCGGAGATGAACACGGTGTCACACTGAATGAAGTCCAGGATGGTTATATTCTTGCTGCCAAAGAAGAACTCTGGGATAATTTAAAAGATTATTATGGAAAGAAGAACGAAGAGAAATTATCTAGAGCAGCTATGGAAACATTATCCATAATCGCCTATTCTCAACCGCTCACGAAGGCTGAAATAGAGAATCTCAGGGGAGTCAGTTCGGACGGCATGATCCGCCTCCTTTTAAAGCGGACTCTAATTAAAGAGGTCGGAAAAAAGAATGTCCCTGGAAAACCAATTCAGTATGGAACATCTAAAGAATTCCTGAATCTATTCAGGTTAAAAAGTATTGCTGATCTACCTAAACTAGATGAGGTGGAACAGAAAAGGTTTGAATTAAATGGATAA
- the recA gene encoding recombinase RecA: MADKNMDDKNKAIEAARLQIEKQYGKGSIMKMGDQPLVEIETISSGSILLDEALGVGGFPKGRILEIYGPESSGKTTLALHAIAEAQKQGGIAAFIDAEHALDPAYARGLGVNVDELWVSQPDTGEQSLEITESLVRSGAVAIIVVDSVAALTPRAEIEGDMGDSHVGLQARLMSQALRKLTGIISKSNTCLIFINQIRMKIGVMFGNPETTTGGNALKFYASVRLEVRKIETMAKGQEDAIGNRVRVKVVKNKVAPPFRKVELEIIFGKGISASASLMDAALKYDIIQKSGSWYSMGEERIGQGRDNVKKYLEENELVADQLLIQLRQIMFPGKDPVKKEEKKAEKVEKKTAGKVIKIVEDDIKVADKKIKEGLF, translated from the coding sequence ATGGCAGATAAAAATATGGATGATAAAAATAAGGCTATTGAAGCGGCGCGGCTTCAGATAGAAAAACAGTATGGTAAAGGGTCTATCATGAAAATGGGTGATCAGCCTCTCGTGGAAATCGAGACCATTTCTTCGGGTTCTATTCTCCTGGATGAAGCCCTGGGTGTCGGCGGCTTTCCTAAGGGAAGAATTCTCGAGATTTATGGCCCTGAATCCTCTGGTAAAACAACTCTGGCTCTCCATGCTATCGCAGAAGCACAGAAGCAGGGCGGAATTGCTGCTTTCATCGATGCAGAACATGCGTTAGATCCGGCTTATGCCCGGGGACTTGGTGTTAATGTCGATGAATTATGGGTCTCCCAGCCAGATACGGGAGAACAGTCTCTGGAAATCACCGAATCACTGGTTCGCTCAGGTGCGGTTGCTATTATTGTTGTTGACTCGGTGGCAGCCTTAACGCCTCGTGCCGAGATTGAAGGCGATATGGGAGATTCTCATGTGGGTTTGCAGGCCAGGCTTATGAGTCAGGCTCTCAGAAAGCTGACAGGAATAATATCCAAGTCTAATACCTGTCTTATTTTTATCAATCAGATCAGAATGAAAATCGGTGTCATGTTCGGGAACCCGGAAACAACAACCGGTGGTAATGCCCTGAAATTTTATGCCTCAGTACGGCTGGAAGTCCGTAAGATCGAAACAATGGCCAAAGGACAGGAAGACGCCATTGGTAATAGAGTCCGTGTCAAGGTTGTTAAAAATAAGGTTGCCCCTCCTTTCAGGAAGGTGGAATTAGAAATCATCTTCGGTAAGGGGATCTCTGCCAGTGCCAGTTTGATGGATGCCGCTCTGAAATATGATATAATTCAGAAGAGCGGCAGCTGGTATTCCATGGGAGAAGAAAGAATAGGGCAGGGACGGGATAATGTTAAAAAATATCTGGAAGAAAACGAATTGGTGGCAGATCAGCTGTTGATTCAGCTCAGACAGATTATGTTTCCCGGTAAAGACCCGGTAAAAAAAGAAGAAAAAAAAGCGGAAAAAGTAGAGAAGAAGACCGCTGGTAAGGTGATTAAGATCGTTGAGGATGATATAAAAGTTGCTGACAAGAAAATTAAGGAAGGACTTTTCTGA
- a CDS encoding pseudouridine synthase, producing the protein MDKSEELLRLQVYLARCGVGSRRKCEEYISEGRVTVNGKAVLTAGTKVSNEDEVYYNGHPVHPEKEHVYIALHKPSGFICSNQDRDGRPLAIDLLADASNRRLYNVGRLDYMTSGLLFFTNDGDFSKLMTHPSSHVEKEYVVTTKKEIPGELMEQFKKGISVDGEFFRLKQYIFKGARTVHIVLEEGKNKELRKVFLSRNITLKSIHRIRVGSIKLTGLASGHFRKLTAREVDQLKKQALENKKNNTGKPRK; encoded by the coding sequence ATGGATAAAAGTGAAGAACTGCTGAGATTGCAGGTCTATCTGGCACGCTGTGGCGTCGGCAGCCGGAGAAAATGTGAAGAATATATCAGCGAAGGCCGTGTTACGGTCAACGGGAAGGCTGTCTTGACGGCTGGTACAAAAGTATCTAATGAAGATGAAGTTTATTACAACGGACATCCGGTTCATCCCGAAAAGGAGCATGTTTATATCGCTCTTCATAAACCATCCGGGTTTATATGCTCCAATCAGGACCGTGATGGAAGACCTCTGGCCATTGACCTCCTCGCTGATGCATCAAACCGGCGGCTATACAATGTCGGACGTCTGGACTATATGACCTCTGGTCTTCTTTTTTTTACGAATGACGGTGATTTCTCAAAGCTGATGACACATCCTTCATCCCATGTAGAAAAAGAGTATGTTGTTACAACCAAGAAGGAAATCCCCGGGGAATTGATGGAACAGTTTAAAAAAGGAATTTCCGTCGACGGTGAGTTTTTCCGTTTGAAACAGTATATTTTCAAGGGTGCCCGTACGGTTCATATTGTATTGGAAGAAGGTAAGAATAAGGAACTCAGAAAAGTTTTCCTGTCCAGGAATATTACCTTGAAGAGCATTCACAGAATAAGAGTCGGATCAATTAAACTCACCGGGTTGGCTTCCGGCCACTTCAGGAAACTGACTGCCAGAGAAGTTGACCAGCTTAAAAAACAGGCTCTTGAGAATAAGAAGAACAATACAGGAAAACCTCGGAAATGA
- a CDS encoding segregation/condensation protein A, whose translation MSEHVTFQLDQFEGPLDLLLFLIRKNEVNIYDIPISSITEQYLSFLKYTTGVNLENITEFYLLAATLLYIKSRMLLPVEVDFSDEIEDPREELVAKLIDYQKYKKLSELMTEQEKSTEWVIERKKNQRMLPFADEKDLWEEVDVWELLQSFAAVMSSLTQEAIVNLYEEVTVNEKITLIQELLEEKGEFGFTDILINPESIMEIVCAFLAVLESVKMRLIMVFQNRLFGDIMIKARKTEEERNRNESQPGTIDN comes from the coding sequence ATGAGTGAACATGTCACTTTTCAATTAGATCAGTTTGAGGGGCCTCTCGATCTTCTGCTTTTTTTAATCAGGAAGAACGAAGTGAACATCTATGATATCCCCATTTCTTCCATTACAGAACAGTATCTGTCATTCCTTAAATACACAACTGGTGTCAATCTGGAGAATATCACAGAATTCTATCTCCTGGCAGCCACACTGTTGTATATAAAGTCCAGAATGCTCCTTCCTGTGGAGGTCGATTTCTCCGATGAGATTGAAGACCCCAGGGAGGAACTTGTAGCCAAGCTCATTGATTATCAAAAATATAAAAAACTTTCCGAACTCATGACAGAACAGGAAAAATCCACCGAGTGGGTGATTGAGAGAAAGAAAAACCAGAGAATGCTCCCCTTTGCTGATGAGAAAGATCTCTGGGAGGAAGTCGATGTCTGGGAACTCCTTCAGAGTTTTGCAGCTGTTATGAGTTCGCTGACTCAGGAAGCCATTGTCAATCTATATGAAGAAGTGACTGTCAATGAAAAAATTACCTTGATTCAGGAACTGCTGGAAGAAAAGGGAGAATTCGGTTTTACAGATATTCTTATAAACCCGGAATCTATAATGGAAATTGTCTGTGCCTTTCTGGCTGTCCTGGAATCTGTTAAAATGAGGCTGATAATGGTCTTTCAGAACAGGCTTTTTGGGGATATTATGATAAAGGCCAGAAAAACGGAAGAAGAGAGAAATAGAAATGAATCTCAACCAGGAACGATCGATAATTGA